ACGTGCAAACGATTGAGAAACGACAGGGCGTCAAGATTGGCTGCCCCGAGGAAGCTGCCTATCGCCAGGGATTCTTGTCCCTCGCCAAACTGCAGGCGCTTACCGGGAAGCTCCCAAACTGCGAGTACCGCCATTACCTGGAGAATGTTATCAGCGAGGCGACACGGCTCGCAGCAAATTCATGAGCTCAATTGTTGCACTCGCCGGCGCGACCGGCTATGTCGGCCAGGTTTTCGCCGCTGAACTCAAACGCCGCGGACACACCTGTATTCCGCTGACCCGCAAGGAGGTCGATTACACCCGGTTCGATCGGCTCCTGAATTTCCTGCAGGAACGCAAACCGGATTTCCTGGTGAACGCCGCTGGATACACGGGAAAACCGAATGTCGATGCTTGCGAAACTGCAAAAGCCGACACCCTTGCCGGGAATACGCTGCTGCCGCAAACGATGGCGCACGCCTGCGCCGCCGCGGGCGTTCCCTGGGGACATGTGTCTTCAGGCTGCATTTATTCAGGAGCGAAGATCGTTGAAAACGGAAGCGTCCGCGCCGAAAAGGACCTCACCCTTCCCGTGCTGCGGCGCCTGGTTGAGCAATCCCCCGAAAAGGTCCGCGGGTTTACCGAGGACGACGCGCCCAACTTTTCCTTCCGCGACAGCCCATGCAGTTTCTACAGCGGCACCAAGGCCCTGGGTGAAGAGGCCATGGCAAACACCGGCCAGAGCTACGTCTGGCGGCTGCGCATTCCCTTTGATGAGTTCGACAGCCCCCGCAATTATCTCAGCAAGGTTCAGCGCTACTCCAAGGTTTACGACAACGTGAACTCGATCTCGCACCGGCTCGATTTCGTCCGAGCCTGCCTGGATACCTGGGAATTGCGCGCACCGTTTGGCACCTACAATGTCACCAATCCCGGATTCGTGACGACGCGACAGGTGGTTGAACTGCTGGAGAAAATCCTGAAGCCAGACCGCAAATTCGAGTTTTGGGAAAGCGATGAGGAATTCTACAAAGTCGCTGCCAAGACTCCGCGATCCAACTGCGTCCTCGACATTTCCAAGCTGTTGAACGCCGGCGTGAAGATACGCCCGGTCGTCGACGCCCTCGAGGATTCCCTGAATCGTTGGACCCCTGAGAAGTAAACGGATCGCAAATTTCGCAGTTCTCCCATGAACCTA
This genomic stretch from Verrucomicrobiia bacterium harbors:
- a CDS encoding sugar nucleotide-binding protein, which codes for MSSIVALAGATGYVGQVFAAELKRRGHTCIPLTRKEVDYTRFDRLLNFLQERKPDFLVNAAGYTGKPNVDACETAKADTLAGNTLLPQTMAHACAAAGVPWGHVSSGCIYSGAKIVENGSVRAEKDLTLPVLRRLVEQSPEKVRGFTEDDAPNFSFRDSPCSFYSGTKALGEEAMANTGQSYVWRLRIPFDEFDSPRNYLSKVQRYSKVYDNVNSISHRLDFVRACLDTWELRAPFGTYNVTNPGFVTTRQVVELLEKILKPDRKFEFWESDEEFYKVAAKTPRSNCVLDISKLLNAGVKIRPVVDALEDSLNRWTPEK